From a single Candidatus Thorarchaeota archaeon genomic region:
- a CDS encoding PfkB family carbohydrate kinase, which translates to MYDLLVIGNPVSLIKEGHLPGEIVLGPSVVAASIAARLGVLDMVLAGNVPPMWREHLIADLDRYTIPEHYFVDSQAYREVSVPTPDGVSVRIAVSDERISIRNFPEEFLTAKAIVLAPFGDEIDPELAEWIASSSTGTILWDPGLFRLRQDEAIPLSPERGDLVRFLKSVDIVSINIKEGDALVGASDPHIAAELLVEWGATTSIVTDGSNGSILYDGTDFISVPAYPIENAWRCWTGAAFVAGLTYGVIHEERITDSTALASSVASIFIEQADRYAPIDFRTVKARKDAILEGVSYK; encoded by the coding sequence ATGTATGATCTACTGGTCATTGGTAATCCCGTATCCCTCATTAAAGAGGGCCATCTTCCCGGAGAAATAGTCCTTGGGCCAAGTGTGGTAGCAGCCTCTATTGCAGCGCGTCTTGGCGTCCTTGATATGGTCCTTGCTGGAAATGTCCCCCCTATGTGGCGTGAGCATCTTATCGCAGATCTTGACCGTTATACTATACCGGAGCACTATTTTGTTGATAGCCAAGCTTACAGAGAAGTCAGCGTTCCTACCCCAGATGGTGTTTCTGTCAGAATAGCGGTCTCTGATGAACGAATATCGATTCGTAATTTTCCAGAGGAATTCCTGACGGCCAAGGCCATTGTTCTCGCACCATTCGGAGATGAGATCGATCCCGAATTAGCCGAATGGATCGCATCCTCAAGCACAGGTACAATCCTTTGGGATCCCGGCCTCTTCAGACTTCGGCAAGATGAAGCGATTCCTCTCTCGCCAGAGCGTGGCGATCTTGTTCGATTTCTCAAGTCTGTTGATATAGTCTCAATAAACATCAAAGAAGGTGACGCACTAGTTGGGGCGTCCGATCCTCACATTGCAGCGGAGTTGCTCGTCGAATGGGGCGCGACCACAAGCATAGTGACCGATGGCAGTAACGGGAGCATCCTCTATGATGGGACCGACTTCATCAGTGTACCTGCATACCCTATTGAAAATGCTTGGCGATGTTGGACGGGTGCCGCATTTGTTGCAGGACTGACATATGGTGTTATCCACGAAGAACGAATCACTGATAGTACAGCTCTCGCCTCAAGCGTGGCCAGTATCTTTATCGAGCAAGCTGACAGGTATGCTCCGATCGATTTCCGGACTGTGAAAGCACGGAAAGATGCGATCCTCGAAGGGGTATCATACAAATAG
- a CDS encoding PadR family transcriptional regulator: MPDEAPSVEKDKPKAIGRLVDKLTKEMLWIYILRLLQERPHYGYELKELVSKRFGFAPATVSGYAIIYRLIKDGLIEEQHEDGSPRKYYGITDRGRRAMHEAKMFLVTTMEKVFDLTE, from the coding sequence ATGCCTGATGAGGCACCGAGCGTGGAAAAGGACAAACCAAAGGCCATTGGGAGACTTGTTGACAAGCTAACAAAGGAGATGCTGTGGATCTATATTCTCAGGCTTCTTCAAGAGCGACCACATTATGGCTATGAACTGAAAGAGCTTGTCAGCAAGAGGTTTGGATTTGCACCAGCCACCGTCAGTGGATATGCGATCATCTATCGACTGATCAAAGATGGCCTGATAGAAGAGCAACACGAGGATGGGTCGCCACGAAAATACTATGGGATCACTGACCGAGGGAGAAGGGCTATGCACGAGGCAAAAATGTTTCTCGTGACCACGATGGAAAAGGTCTTCGACCTCACTGAATAG
- a CDS encoding 30S ribosomal protein S26e, whose protein sequence is MGKKRKSGGRAKGGSGRSGMVQCSKCGRMVPADKAKKYTRRVSTVDPQLARELRAQGSYIHTRRVTEYYCISCAVHTGKVQIRSAADRRTKPRR, encoded by the coding sequence TTGGGTAAAAAACGAAAATCAGGCGGCCGAGCCAAGGGCGGTTCAGGTCGATCCGGAATGGTTCAATGTTCCAAGTGTGGAAGAATGGTACCTGCTGATAAAGCAAAGAAGTACACTCGACGAGTATCAACAGTTGATCCACAACTCGCTCGTGAACTTCGTGCGCAGGGCAGCTATATTCATACGCGTAGGGTCACAGAATACTATTGTATTTCTTGCGCGGTTCACACAGGCAAGGTGCAGATAAGAAGCGCTGCCGATAGGAGAACCAAGCCTCGCCGCTAA
- a CDS encoding histone deacetylase family protein: MPWSDIALVTHPGSSEHVMPFPKPHLESFETPLRVQLARRLLKEHGILKLVQKENARLAAISDVRRVHSEYLIDLTQIMSDLGSGEIGDAAYASPVVYRSALLAAGGAIRAAELVVTKKTRHAFSLMRPPGHHASTSTAMGLCYFNNLAIAIRRLQKKHEITKVSIIDFDDHFGNGTAEIFYSDPNVQYISIHEYDYENYGMGHYAETGASEGAGTNTNIPLVDNASDNTYRQVIDRIIVPAVTAFQPEIIAVSAGFDAHYADPVGNMNIDSSTFWYFGDRIRRLVEDLGARGSFWVLEGGYNLFVLGLSIEASLRGLAGEEMPRLEDQIPREPMKAIENANEQVIDQVLDIMDQYWSKW; encoded by the coding sequence TTGCCGTGGTCTGATATTGCGCTTGTGACACATCCCGGGTCATCCGAACATGTAATGCCTTTTCCAAAGCCGCACTTGGAGTCTTTTGAAACCCCTCTTAGAGTGCAACTGGCAAGACGACTCCTTAAGGAGCATGGTATACTGAAGCTCGTACAAAAAGAGAATGCACGCTTGGCAGCAATCAGTGACGTACGCCGTGTCCATTCTGAATACCTCATTGATCTGACACAGATAATGTCTGATCTTGGAAGTGGTGAGATCGGCGATGCTGCATATGCAAGCCCGGTCGTATATCGATCCGCACTTCTTGCAGCAGGAGGCGCGATACGAGCCGCAGAGCTAGTCGTCACGAAGAAAACAAGACACGCATTCTCATTAATGAGGCCTCCGGGACACCATGCATCAACATCCACAGCAATGGGCCTATGTTATTTTAACAACCTTGCCATTGCAATCCGGCGATTGCAGAAAAAGCACGAGATAACCAAGGTCTCGATTATTGATTTTGATGACCACTTTGGGAATGGCACCGCGGAGATCTTCTACAGTGACCCGAATGTACAGTACATCTCGATCCATGAGTATGATTATGAGAACTACGGAATGGGGCACTATGCCGAAACTGGTGCTTCAGAGGGGGCCGGAACAAACACCAACATTCCACTGGTGGACAATGCCTCTGACAACACGTATCGCCAAGTCATCGATAGAATCATTGTACCAGCAGTGACAGCATTTCAACCAGAGATCATTGCAGTGTCCGCGGGATTCGATGCGCACTATGCAGATCCAGTGGGCAATATGAATATCGATAGTTCCACCTTCTGGTACTTTGGGGATCGTATCCGCAGACTCGTGGAAGACCTTGGGGCAAGAGGCTCGTTTTGGGTTCTCGAAGGTGGATACAATCTGTTTGTGCTGGGATTGTCAATAGAGGCAAGTCTGAGGGGTCTTGCGGGAGAAGAGATGCCCAGACTTGAGGATCAGATTCCACGTGAGCCGATGAAAGCAATAGAGAACGCTAATGAACAGGTCATAGACCAAGTCCTTGATATCATGGATCAATATTGGTCTAAGTGGTAA